In Phreatobacter aquaticus, a single genomic region encodes these proteins:
- a CDS encoding glycosyltransferase — MAKISVLLATYNGARFIEAQLESIRRQTVAPAELWVTDDGSTDGTLRLVSNFAERAHFPVRIRLNTERVGYGENFLSGTTLCEGEFIAFCDQDDDWHPEKLERCVAAMQRENAVLCAHTATLIDPASQYVGYFAQGIDRSRTFEPLTLPAWEGFLGMTMVFRREILSWIDSKWRGPDIRDAGVQLGHDLWIYFLAQSLGQVVTLSQPLVRHRRHDTNAAGPRLPAIWQRARGNAVRAGELLEGRRAAALLRSHLMTTLALERPNGPLTDRALAAAAHWRRVSDIYALRTRLYRAPTFAERRAALNRLVRLGTYRGEQASDLDNAMLAKDVTLGLCRLPFAREPVSAGPRIESRSSVSDRP; from the coding sequence ATGGCTAAGATTTCAGTGCTCCTGGCGACCTACAATGGTGCACGATTCATCGAGGCCCAGCTTGAGAGCATTCGCCGTCAGACTGTTGCGCCGGCCGAGCTCTGGGTTACGGATGATGGTTCGACGGATGGCACCCTGCGTCTTGTCTCAAATTTTGCAGAGCGCGCCCATTTTCCGGTCAGGATCAGGCTCAACACGGAGCGGGTCGGCTATGGCGAGAATTTCCTGAGCGGCACGACGCTTTGCGAAGGGGAGTTCATTGCCTTCTGCGATCAGGACGACGACTGGCACCCGGAAAAGCTGGAACGCTGTGTTGCGGCCATGCAGCGCGAGAATGCCGTGCTCTGCGCCCACACCGCGACCTTGATCGACCCGGCGTCCCAATATGTCGGCTATTTCGCCCAGGGGATCGACCGCTCCAGGACTTTTGAGCCCCTGACGCTGCCGGCCTGGGAGGGGTTTCTCGGCATGACCATGGTGTTCCGGCGCGAGATCTTGTCGTGGATCGACAGCAAGTGGCGGGGCCCCGATATCCGGGATGCAGGCGTTCAGCTGGGCCATGATCTCTGGATCTACTTCCTGGCCCAGAGCTTGGGCCAAGTCGTGACGCTGTCACAGCCATTGGTGCGCCACAGGCGCCATGACACCAATGCTGCCGGGCCCAGGCTCCCGGCGATCTGGCAGCGGGCGCGCGGCAATGCGGTGCGGGCCGGCGAGCTTCTGGAAGGGCGCCGGGCCGCGGCGCTGTTGCGGTCACATCTTATGACGACCCTGGCGCTCGAGCGCCCGAATGGGCCGTTGACCGACAGGGCACTTGCGGCGGCGGCGCACTGGCGCCGGGTGAGCGATATCTACGCGCTACGCACGCGGCTCTATCGTGCCCCGACCTTTGCCGAGCGGCGGGCAGCCCTCAACCGGCTGGTGCGTCTTGGCACCTATCGGGGCGAGCAAGCCAGCGATCTCGACAATGCGATGCTGGCAAAGGATGTCACACTCGGGTTGTGCAGGCTGCCCTTCGCGCGCGAGCCGGTTTCGGCCGGGCCGCGGATTGAATCACGCTCCAGCGTCAGCGATCGCCCCTGA
- a CDS encoding glycosyltransferase family 4 protein, whose amino-acid sequence MRILHLLNHTRRLNGHVHAAVDLACAQSALGHDVMIASEGGDFDDLLARKGIETSVISHQRKPLAVARSLNAARRLVRSWRADLVHAHMMTSAVLAWPACKLAGIPLVTTVHNEFERSAILMGLGTRVIAVSEAVSQSMQKRGISAARLRVVLNGTIGSARFEGRSRVPQELASPSILFVGGQHPRKGLPDLFEAFAIVHARHPAARLYIVGEGPYLDAYREMVSKMDCADAVTFAGAQEDPFQWMAGADIFVLPSHADPAPLVLSEAREAGCAVIGTTVDGIPQLLEQGEAGILVPAKDPARLADALIDLVAKPAHLQLWRDRSQTNIGHLTIERVARETLDVYASALTKGR is encoded by the coding sequence GTGCGCATCCTGCACCTTCTCAACCACACCCGTCGCCTCAACGGCCACGTCCACGCGGCGGTCGACCTCGCCTGCGCCCAGAGCGCACTCGGCCATGATGTGATGATCGCCAGCGAAGGCGGTGACTTTGACGACCTGCTGGCGCGCAAGGGGATCGAGACGTCCGTCATTTCGCACCAGCGCAAACCGCTGGCCGTGGCACGATCGCTCAACGCCGCGCGCCGGCTCGTAAGGTCCTGGCGCGCTGATCTGGTCCACGCGCACATGATGACGAGCGCGGTCCTGGCCTGGCCGGCCTGCAAGCTGGCCGGCATTCCTCTCGTGACCACCGTCCACAACGAGTTCGAGCGCAGCGCCATCCTGATGGGGCTTGGCACGCGGGTGATCGCGGTCAGCGAGGCGGTCAGTCAATCCATGCAGAAGCGCGGAATTTCAGCAGCGCGGCTGCGCGTCGTGCTGAACGGCACCATTGGCTCGGCGCGGTTTGAGGGCCGCAGCCGTGTGCCGCAAGAGCTCGCCTCCCCGTCCATCCTGTTCGTCGGCGGGCAGCATCCGCGCAAAGGCCTCCCGGATCTGTTCGAAGCCTTTGCGATCGTGCATGCACGCCATCCCGCGGCCCGGCTCTATATCGTCGGCGAAGGACCCTATCTCGACGCCTATCGCGAGATGGTCAGCAAGATGGACTGTGCTGATGCCGTGACATTTGCCGGCGCACAGGAAGACCCGTTCCAATGGATGGCAGGCGCCGACATCTTCGTTCTACCCTCGCACGCCGATCCGGCACCGCTCGTTCTGTCGGAAGCGCGTGAGGCCGGTTGCGCGGTGATCGGCACGACAGTCGACGGCATTCCGCAACTGCTTGAACAGGGCGAAGCGGGAATATTGGTGCCGGCCAAGGATCCGGCACGGCTCGCAGACGCCCTGATCGACCTTGTTGCCAAGCCGGCACATCTTCAACTCTGGCGGGACAGGAGCCAGACCAATATCGGCCATTTGACGATCGAGCGCGTCGCTCGTGAGACGCTGGACGTCTACGCATCGGCCCTCACCAAGGGCCGATGA